Proteins encoded by one window of candidate division WOR-3 bacterium:
- the ftsZ gene encoding cell division protein FtsZ, translating to MIKLNESSIKPIRIKVLGIGGGGSNAVRYMSEKGVENVELIVANTDVQALNRVPVNIKIQLGKNITKGQGAGGDPEIGKKAAEESIEEIRNILKDADMIFLAAGLGGGTGSGGIPVIAKLCKEELNVLTSAVVTLPFLMEGPLRQRKALQALNELKNYVNSYIVIPNERLLKNGNENLPLKEAFKKVDEVLFQAVKGIVNVIQKPQYVNVDFADIRTVLKYGGKAVMGIGIAEGENRAKNATREAIFSPLIDTEGIKHAKGVLLNIVGGNDLTIREINEVMDFVMNEVDSENTEIITGLDYSEEMEGKIEITLIASGISDTSEKREPNFHPFKDLNFTKFDENGNDEEPAILRRRGSSLNKEKIYYFDREKKEETEEI from the coding sequence ATGATAAAATTAAATGAAAGCTCAATAAAGCCAATAAGAATAAAAGTTTTAGGTATAGGTGGCGGTGGATCCAATGCTGTGAGATATATGTCTGAAAAAGGAGTTGAAAATGTGGAACTTATAGTTGCCAATACAGATGTTCAGGCTTTAAATAGAGTACCTGTAAATATAAAAATTCAGCTGGGGAAAAATATAACCAAAGGACAAGGAGCTGGTGGTGATCCTGAGATAGGAAAAAAAGCAGCAGAAGAATCCATTGAAGAAATCAGAAACATACTTAAGGATGCAGATATGATATTCCTTGCAGCAGGTCTTGGAGGAGGAACAGGTAGCGGAGGAATCCCTGTAATAGCAAAACTCTGTAAAGAAGAACTTAATGTTCTCACCTCAGCAGTTGTTACTCTACCCTTTTTAATGGAAGGTCCACTGAGACAAAGAAAGGCTCTACAAGCTTTAAATGAACTTAAAAATTATGTTAATTCCTATATTGTAATCCCAAATGAGAGATTATTAAAAAATGGAAACGAAAACCTGCCTTTGAAAGAAGCCTTTAAAAAGGTTGACGAAGTCCTTTTTCAAGCTGTTAAAGGAATAGTCAATGTTATTCAGAAGCCACAGTATGTAAATGTTGACTTTGCTGATATAAGAACTGTTTTAAAATATGGAGGTAAAGCAGTCATGGGAATTGGTATTGCTGAAGGAGAAAACAGAGCCAAAAATGCTACAAGAGAGGCAATTTTTTCTCCTCTCATTGATACAGAGGGAATTAAACACGCAAAGGGAGTTCTTTTAAATATAGTTGGAGGAAACGATTTAACAATCAGAGAGATTAACGAAGTTATGGACTTTGTAATGAATGAAGTAGATTCAGAGAACACGGAAATTATAACAGGTCTTGATTACAGTGAGGAAATGGAGGGTAAGATAGAAATTACATTAATTGCTTCGGGAATTTCAGATACTTCGGAAAAAAGAGAACCTAATTTTCATCCTTTTAAGGACTTGAATTTCACAAAATTTGATGAAAACGGAAATGATGAAGAACCTGCAATCCTTAGAAGGAGGGGATCTTCTTTAAATAAAGAAAAAATTTATTATTTTGATAGAGAAAAAAAGGAGGAAACAGAAGAAATTTAA
- the murB gene encoding UDP-N-acetylmuramate dehydrogenase yields the protein MIVLTNKNFIKRNINLKNKNTLRISSTASFYAEPRNVDEIFDALEFAEKRGLKTLFIGGGSNILLPDGVFDVLVISTSSLKEFIYTDDGVIADAGVKFSELIKSLSEKGLGGLEFTAGIPATVGGAIYMNLGSMGKEISQYLKEIFVYENGFLKKLKREEIEFSYRKGYTKGIIISAYFKLEKKDKKVIKEEIISILNRKRETQPLEYPSAGCVFKNPSKEQPAGKLIELAGLKGLRIGGAEVSRKHANFIINVNNAKSSDIKEIIKIVQEKVYEKFGIKLKRELIYAEEILNER from the coding sequence ATGATAGTATTAACTAATAAAAACTTTATAAAAAGAAATATAAATTTAAAAAACAAAAATACTTTAAGGATTAGCTCAACAGCATCTTTTTATGCTGAACCACGGAATGTAGATGAAATTTTTGATGCTCTTGAATTTGCTGAAAAAAGAGGATTAAAAACTCTCTTTATTGGAGGAGGCTCAAATATTCTACTACCTGACGGTGTGTTCGATGTCCTCGTTATTTCCACTTCCAGTTTAAAAGAATTTATATATACTGATGATGGAGTAATTGCTGATGCAGGGGTTAAGTTTTCAGAACTAATCAAAAGTCTATCGGAAAAAGGATTAGGTGGACTTGAATTTACAGCAGGAATACCTGCTACTGTCGGAGGAGCAATTTATATGAACTTAGGAAGCATGGGAAAGGAAATATCACAATATTTAAAAGAAATATTTGTTTATGAAAATGGATTTTTAAAAAAATTAAAAAGAGAAGAAATTGAATTTTCTTACAGGAAAGGTTATACAAAGGGAATTATAATAAGTGCTTATTTCAAACTGGAAAAAAAAGATAAAAAAGTAATAAAAGAAGAAATTATATCAATTTTAAATAGAAAGAGGGAAACTCAACCTCTTGAATATCCTTCAGCAGGATGTGTTTTCAAGAATCCATCAAAGGAACAACCTGCTGGAAAATTGATTGAGCTTGCAGGTTTAAAGGGTTTAAGAATTGGAGGCGCTGAAGTTTCAAGAAAACATGCTAACTTTATCATAAATGTAAACAATGCTAAATCTTCCGATATAAAGGAAATTATAAAAATTGTGCAAGAAAAAGTTTACGAAAAATTTGGAATAAAACTAAAAAGAGAACTTATATATGCAGAGGAAATTTTAAATGAGAGGTAA
- the ftsA gene encoding cell division protein FtsA produces MEGKRIVSVDLGTSKVISVFGSPENGSIKIEGYSPKIDSRGIESGVIQNIEKVSNSLKEAVEQAFRLKGDVPKKRTKIILTINGSYIESEIVKGFVPVKDPDGEIDENDRIRVINTAVQRSNTSEKSIIYVHPNEYTIDDQKGIKEPVGMMGTKLEVETFILKAKKNILDTLRKVAWKSNFEIENFVFSPIASSYAVLEEEEINQGVLLMDIGMGTVDIAVWNKGSLIYADSFPIGGKYIINDLIKILRITSKKAKELLELFSTTYEENDNNMEIEVEGIGERPSKKIKAAFVKETIFARLEEIFERVKWYVEKVIEIEKLPAGIVLVGGIAKLKGITEVAENFFNVPCIVGKPKNFKGLSTDIISDPSYTAALGALKVGYMLRTSGYSSLSRKIKKGFSISQIFRNIKYFFENF; encoded by the coding sequence ATGGAGGGAAAGAGAATTGTTAGTGTCGATTTAGGGACTTCAAAGGTTATCTCTGTATTTGGAAGCCCTGAAAATGGAAGTATAAAAATAGAGGGTTATTCACCCAAAATAGATTCTCGGGGAATTGAATCAGGCGTGATTCAGAATATTGAAAAAGTTTCTAACTCATTAAAAGAAGCAGTTGAACAGGCTTTTAGATTAAAAGGTGATGTTCCAAAGAAGAGAACAAAAATAATTTTAACTATAAACGGAAGCTATATTGAAAGTGAAATTGTAAAGGGATTTGTCCCTGTCAAAGATCCTGATGGTGAAATTGACGAAAATGATAGAATAAGGGTAATAAATACAGCAGTTCAAAGATCAAATACTTCAGAAAAATCAATTATTTATGTTCATCCTAATGAATATACTATTGATGACCAAAAAGGAATAAAAGAACCAGTAGGAATGATGGGAACAAAACTTGAGGTAGAAACATTTATTTTAAAAGCAAAGAAAAATATACTTGATACATTAAGAAAGGTGGCATGGAAGTCAAATTTTGAAATAGAAAATTTTGTTTTTTCACCAATTGCTTCTTCCTATGCAGTTCTTGAAGAAGAGGAAATAAATCAAGGTGTTCTTTTGATGGATATTGGAATGGGGACTGTGGATATTGCAGTATGGAATAAGGGTTCTTTAATTTATGCTGACTCTTTTCCAATAGGTGGTAAATACATTATCAATGACCTTATAAAAATTTTACGAATAACAAGTAAAAAGGCAAAAGAATTACTTGAACTTTTCAGTACCACCTATGAGGAAAATGATAATAACATGGAAATAGAAGTTGAGGGGATTGGGGAAAGACCTTCTAAGAAAATTAAAGCTGCATTTGTTAAAGAAACAATTTTTGCAAGGCTTGAAGAAATATTTGAAAGGGTAAAATGGTATGTTGAAAAAGTAATTGAAATAGAAAAATTACCAGCAGGAATTGTGCTTGTAGGTGGAATTGCAAAATTAAAAGGGATAACTGAAGTTGCAGAGAATTTTTTCAACGTTCCCTGCATAGTAGGTAAACCAAAAAATTTTAAAGGACTTTCAACTGATATAATATCGGATCCTTCATATACAGCAGCTTTAGGTGCCTTGAAAGTGGGCTACATGTTAAGGACATCTGGTTATAGTTCGCTTTCCAGGAAAATAAAAAAAGGATTTTCAATTTCGCAAATTTTCAGGAATATAAAGTACTTTTTTGAAAACTTTTGA
- a CDS encoding proline--tRNA ligase, producing the protein MKFERSFIPTLREVPREADNPAYALLLRAGYVRKLAAGVFVFLPLGFKSIKKIENIVREEMNSIGAQEMLMPALSPKSIWEESGRWESFGDDMFRLRDRKGSEFALSPTHEEIVTYLAKNEIKSFRDLPQIWYQIQTKFRDEPRPRGGLLRCREFSMKDSYSFDATWEGLDESYEKHKKAYEKIFLKCGLKFHFVQASSGIMGGKESGEFMVESLYGEDKLVICPKCGYKANKEVAKSKPKIKSFKGNKKKEKVYTPKIKSAQEVSEFLSIPLEGIIKSILVMKEEKPILAAVRGDYELHIGKLSSILNSTVRIADPEEVKEILGVSAGFVGPLNCKLPLIIDEYAYEIEGGVIGAGEEDYHIKGIVPKEDFKIMEIGDIREAKEGDLCYFCSEELIFKNAIEVGHIFKLGTRYSETMGAYFTDKDGSKKPIIMGSYGIGIGRILLSAADLYKDENGLSLPITISPFEVHIVDFNLNKNLTERIEKEFKENKIDYIIDNREETPGIKFKDADLIGVPIRVTLGKNIEKGLIDIFIRESKEKIEVNLKDITLKTKEIIEKKKKELNNV; encoded by the coding sequence ATGAAATTTGAAAGGTCTTTTATTCCTACTCTCAGGGAAGTACCAAGAGAAGCGGATAATCCAGCTTATGCCCTTTTATTGAGGGCTGGCTATGTAAGAAAACTTGCTGCTGGAGTTTTTGTTTTTTTGCCTTTAGGTTTTAAAAGTATAAAAAAAATAGAGAATATTGTAAGGGAAGAAATGAATAGTATCGGGGCCCAGGAAATGCTAATGCCTGCTTTATCCCCTAAATCTATATGGGAAGAATCAGGCAGATGGGAATCTTTTGGTGATGATATGTTCAGATTAAGAGATAGAAAAGGTTCAGAATTTGCCCTCTCTCCAACCCATGAAGAAATAGTTACATATCTTGCGAAAAATGAAATAAAATCCTTCAGGGATTTGCCACAGATATGGTATCAGATTCAAACAAAATTTAGAGATGAGCCAAGACCAAGGGGTGGCCTTTTAAGATGCAGAGAATTTTCAATGAAAGATTCTTACTCTTTTGATGCTACATGGGAAGGTTTAGACGAATCTTATGAAAAACATAAAAAAGCCTATGAAAAAATTTTTTTAAAATGCGGTTTAAAATTTCATTTTGTTCAGGCTTCTTCTGGAATTATGGGTGGAAAAGAATCAGGTGAATTTATGGTGGAAAGTCTCTATGGAGAAGATAAACTGGTTATATGTCCAAAATGCGGATATAAAGCAAATAAGGAAGTGGCAAAATCAAAGCCTAAAATAAAAAGTTTTAAAGGTAATAAGAAAAAGGAAAAAGTTTATACACCAAAGATAAAAAGTGCTCAAGAAGTTTCAGAATTCCTTTCAATTCCCCTTGAAGGTATAATAAAAAGTATTCTTGTAATGAAAGAAGAAAAGCCAATACTTGCTGCTGTTAGAGGTGACTATGAATTGCATATTGGAAAGTTATCTTCAATTTTAAACTCTACTGTAAGAATTGCTGATCCGGAGGAGGTAAAAGAAATACTCGGTGTTTCTGCTGGTTTTGTTGGACCATTAAATTGTAAATTACCTCTTATTATTGATGAATATGCTTATGAGATTGAAGGTGGAGTAATTGGAGCTGGTGAAGAAGATTATCATATAAAGGGAATAGTGCCAAAAGAAGATTTCAAAATAATGGAAATCGGGGATATAAGAGAGGCTAAGGAAGGAGACTTATGTTATTTTTGTTCTGAGGAACTAATTTTTAAAAATGCAATAGAGGTGGGTCACATCTTCAAACTTGGTACAAGGTATTCTGAAACAATGGGAGCATACTTTACTGATAAAGATGGTTCAAAAAAACCAATAATTATGGGGAGTTACGGTATAGGAATTGGAAGAATTCTTTTATCTGCTGCTGACCTCTATAAGGACGAAAATGGTCTTTCACTTCCCATTACTATTTCACCCTTTGAGGTTCACATTGTTGATTTTAATTTAAACAAAAATTTAACTGAAAGAATTGAAAAAGAGTTTAAAGAAAATAAAATAGATTATATCATAGATAATAGGGAAGAAACTCCGGGTATTAAATTCAAGGATGCTGATCTTATAGGTGTACCCATCAGAGTAACACTTGGTAAAAATATTGAAAAAGGGTTAATAGATATTTTCATAAGAGAAAGTAAAGAAAAAATAGAGGTAAATTTAAAAGATATTACTTTAAAAACAAAAGAAATTATAGAAAAAAAGAAAAAGGAACTTAATAATGTTTGA
- the murC gene encoding UDP-N-acetylmuramate--L-alanine ligase — translation MLFVHTGIKKIHFVGIGGSGMSGMAEILKHMGFEITGSDIRKSETTKRLEVLGIKVFYKHSKENIKDQDLVVYSSAISMDNIEIKEAKKRGIPVIRRAEMLAELTKIKFSICITGAHGKSTTTTMISNLLKNAGLEPTTIVGGIIRGMDTGGIFGWGQFLVTEADESDRSFLHLFPSIGVITNIDKEHLDTYKTMKALKEAFKEFMLKVPFYGGVVYCGDDKNLRKIAEEVERKKISYGFNKFNDIYAYNINLKETKSEFEVKVKGENIGKFELNIPGMHNILNSLAAIGVSYLLKIPFYITKKTLMEFKGVKRRFEFKGIKKGIGLIDDYAHHPTEIKEFLKTAKNFWKNGRILVVFQPHRYTRTKILWKGIAESLSLSDIVIVLPIYPAGEKKIKGVTHKLILRELKKYSNSVYDGEKNLKEKILNIVKEGDLICSVGAGNVYKIVEEIYDSIN, via the coding sequence ATGTTATTCGTGCATACAGGAATAAAAAAGATACATTTCGTTGGAATAGGTGGCTCAGGGATGTCAGGGATGGCTGAAATTTTAAAACATATGGGTTTTGAAATAACAGGAAGTGATATAAGAAAAAGTGAAACTACAAAGAGACTTGAAGTTCTCGGAATAAAAGTATTTTACAAACACAGTAAGGAAAATATAAAGGATCAGGATCTCGTTGTTTATTCCAGTGCAATTTCTATGGATAATATTGAAATTAAGGAAGCTAAAAAAAGAGGAATTCCTGTAATAAGAAGAGCGGAGATGCTTGCTGAACTTACAAAAATCAAATTCTCAATATGTATAACAGGAGCACATGGAAAATCAACTACAACAACAATGATCTCTAATCTACTTAAAAATGCAGGTCTTGAACCAACAACAATAGTTGGAGGAATAATAAGAGGTATGGATACGGGTGGAATATTTGGATGGGGACAATTTCTTGTAACAGAAGCAGATGAATCTGACAGGTCATTTCTTCATCTCTTTCCCAGTATAGGTGTGATAACAAATATTGATAAGGAACATCTTGATACCTATAAAACAATGAAAGCTTTAAAGGAAGCCTTTAAAGAATTTATGTTAAAAGTCCCCTTTTATGGTGGTGTAGTTTATTGTGGTGATGACAAAAACTTAAGAAAAATTGCAGAGGAAGTAGAAAGAAAAAAAATAAGTTATGGTTTTAACAAATTTAATGATATCTATGCTTACAACATAAATTTAAAGGAAACGAAAAGTGAATTTGAAGTAAAGGTAAAAGGAGAAAATATTGGAAAATTTGAGCTTAATATACCTGGAATGCACAACATTTTAAACTCTCTTGCAGCAATTGGTGTTTCCTACTTACTTAAAATTCCTTTTTATATAACAAAAAAAACTCTAATGGAATTTAAAGGCGTAAAAAGGAGATTTGAATTTAAAGGTATAAAAAAGGGAATTGGACTTATAGACGATTATGCACATCATCCAACAGAAATAAAAGAATTTTTAAAAACAGCAAAAAACTTCTGGAAAAATGGAAGAATTCTGGTAGTCTTTCAGCCCCATAGATACACAAGAACAAAAATATTATGGAAGGGAATTGCAGAAAGTTTAAGTCTTTCAGATATTGTAATAGTTTTACCCATTTATCCCGCAGGTGAAAAGAAAATAAAAGGAGTAACTCATAAACTCATACTTAGGGAACTTAAAAAATATTCAAATTCTGTTTATGATGGAGAAAAAAATCTAAAAGAAAAAATTTTAAATATAGTAAAAGAAGGTGATCTTATATGTTCTGTTGGTGCAGGCAATGTTTACAAAATCGTGGAGGAGATATATGATAGTATTAACTAA
- the nusA gene encoding transcription termination factor NusA: MKAYELMEYIDQITRLRRIDREYVIKSLKDAFEIAIKKYYRDNAFPVEVEINDKAGQIKIWILKKVVNELKNPTYEITYQDAKKIKPLVVPGESIKIEMDIEQLGRGVVYRMREIFTKKIKEAEKERIYKDFETKIGDIVRGIIQKVDKSGVYLGLGRADGFMPPEEQIRKEKYRIGAEVRGLVLSVETSGRRPLVKISRTHPNFLKKLLELEVPEILDGIVEIMGIVRIPGERAKIAVRSHDPRVDPQGACIGVRGSRIQIITRELAGEKIDVIPWSENKIEFAKNALSPARPIQMIEEENKIIAVVHDEEIKIAKGTGSQNVQLASKLVGVEIWVISQSEWEGRKKVLIEEMILPEEIKVELKKETDGVFSIHELRGRLKAMKLEEDEIRKILNENKEKFER; encoded by the coding sequence ATGAAGGCTTATGAACTTATGGAATACATTGATCAGATAACAAGATTGAGAAGAATTGATAGGGAATATGTTATAAAATCACTTAAAGATGCCTTTGAAATAGCTATTAAAAAGTATTATAGAGACAACGCCTTTCCTGTTGAAGTTGAAATCAATGATAAGGCAGGACAAATTAAAATATGGATTTTAAAGAAGGTAGTTAATGAATTAAAAAATCCAACCTATGAGATAACCTATCAGGATGCAAAAAAAATCAAACCGCTTGTTGTTCCGGGAGAAAGTATTAAAATTGAAATGGATATAGAACAACTTGGAAGAGGTGTAGTATATAGAATGAGGGAGATATTTACAAAAAAGATAAAAGAAGCTGAAAAGGAAAGGATTTACAAGGATTTTGAAACAAAAATTGGTGATATAGTAAGAGGAATTATACAAAAAGTAGATAAATCAGGCGTATATTTAGGACTGGGAAGGGCAGATGGTTTTATGCCGCCCGAGGAACAGATTAGAAAAGAAAAGTATAGAATTGGAGCTGAAGTAAGAGGTCTTGTGTTGAGTGTTGAAACCTCTGGAAGGAGACCACTTGTAAAAATCTCAAGAACCCACCCTAATTTTTTAAAGAAATTACTGGAACTTGAAGTTCCTGAAATTCTTGATGGAATAGTTGAAATAATGGGAATTGTTCGTATTCCTGGAGAAAGGGCAAAAATTGCTGTAAGAAGCCATGATCCGAGAGTTGATCCTCAGGGTGCCTGTATCGGTGTGAGAGGTTCAAGGATACAGATAATCACAAGAGAACTTGCAGGAGAAAAAATTGATGTTATCCCGTGGTCAGAAAATAAAATAGAATTTGCTAAGAATGCACTCTCACCTGCAAGACCAATCCAAATGATTGAAGAAGAAAATAAAATTATTGCTGTTGTGCATGATGAAGAGATAAAAATTGCGAAAGGAACAGGTTCACAGAATGTTCAACTTGCCTCAAAACTTGTAGGCGTTGAGATATGGGTAATATCCCAGAGTGAATGGGAAGGAAGAAAAAAAGTTCTTATTGAGGAAATGATTTTGCCTGAAGAGATAAAGGTTGAATTAAAGAAAGAGACGGATGGAGTTTTTTCAATACACGAACTTAGAGGTAGATTAAAAGCAATGAAGCTGGAAGAAGATGAAATTAGAAAAATTTTAAATGAAAATAAGGAGAAATTTGAAAGATGA
- a CDS encoding glycosyltransferase family 4 protein → MKVLVLTTTFPRYKNDTTPSFVFELSKEIKNKGFEVIVLAPHHKNSKFFEELDGVKVYRFPYFFPLNLQKLCYDGGIMRNIRKSFLAKLQVPLFFISYFYFTYRLIKKLKINIIHSHWIIPSGLIGSFFKKFLKVKHITTAHAIDVYTIEKLPFRKILAEFIYNNSDYIICVSNILREKILKILNKKGASEKEKIFVKPMGMKIPFVKDKKIKKEKFNILFLGRFVEKKGIKYLLYALQKVINVHKNVTLNLGGTGPLEIELKNLVKELNLENYVNFLGWVERERIPEILSESDLLVVPSIITEEGDTEGLPTVILEAMGAGVPVIASDVGGIRDVIENSVNGLIVPPGDVESLKKAIITIIENEKLREKFIKEGINLAQNYDWEKIGNFYVSLFKS, encoded by the coding sequence ATGAAAGTTCTTGTTTTAACAACAACTTTTCCAAGGTATAAAAATGATACTACACCTTCCTTTGTATTTGAATTATCAAAAGAAATAAAAAATAAAGGCTTTGAAGTTATAGTTTTAGCCCCCCATCATAAAAATTCAAAGTTTTTTGAAGAATTAGATGGTGTAAAAGTTTATAGATTTCCTTATTTTTTTCCATTAAATTTACAGAAGCTATGTTATGATGGTGGAATTATGAGAAATATCAGAAAAAGCTTTCTTGCAAAATTACAGGTTCCCCTTTTTTTTATCTCTTACTTTTATTTTACCTACAGATTAATAAAAAAATTAAAAATAAATATCATTCATTCCCATTGGATAATTCCGAGTGGTTTAATAGGTTCTTTTTTCAAAAAGTTTCTTAAAGTAAAACATATAACAACTGCACATGCTATTGATGTTTATACAATAGAAAAACTTCCTTTTAGAAAAATTTTAGCAGAATTTATTTACAATAACTCTGATTACATAATTTGTGTAAGTAACATATTAAGAGAAAAAATTTTAAAAATTTTAAATAAAAAGGGGGCTTCAGAAAAAGAAAAAATTTTTGTAAAGCCTATGGGAATGAAAATTCCATTTGTTAAAGATAAAAAAATTAAAAAGGAAAAATTTAACATTTTATTTTTAGGAAGATTTGTTGAAAAAAAAGGAATTAAATATCTCCTTTATGCATTACAAAAAGTAATCAATGTTCATAAAAATGTAACCCTAAATCTCGGAGGGACCGGTCCTTTAGAAATAGAGTTAAAAAATTTAGTAAAAGAACTAAATTTAGAAAATTATGTAAATTTTTTAGGATGGGTTGAAAGAGAGAGAATCCCTGAAATTTTAAGTGAATCTGATCTTCTTGTAGTTCCTTCAATTATTACAGAGGAAGGTGATACAGAAGGACTTCCAACAGTTATATTAGAAGCAATGGGTGCAGGTGTTCCTGTTATAGCAAGTGATGTAGGTGGAATAAGAGATGTAATAGAAAATAGCGTAAATGGGTTAATTGTACCACCAGGAGATGTTGAATCTCTTAAAAAAGCTATTATAACCATAATTGAAAATGAAAAATTAAGAGAAAAATTTATAAAGGAAGGAATAAACTTAGCACAGAATTATGACTGGGAAAAAATAGGAAATTTTTATGTTTCACTTTTTAAAAGCTAA
- a CDS encoding UDP-N-acetylglucosamine--N-acetylmuramyl-(pentapeptide) pyrophosphoryl-undecaprenol N-acetylglucosamine transferase, with protein MVKIFIITGGTGGHIFPALEVKKFLESLNFKTYLLASLKDDTDFNINFDFKFDSAPFKGQNFKKIFLNIFKILKGTFQSFLFILKINPHMIFIFGSYASFPFFIPSLLMRKKIFVFEQNSIPGVVTKIFSKFSNKIFVSFKETEKFLRKKCILLSNPVRNLKLIPREEARRILNIPLDKRTILFLGGSQGAKKLIELSHKYSEITDDTILTLAGKFYEEYKEKLKRENFYLFPFRNDMENFYSACDVVVSRSGAGAVFEILKIKKKAIFIPFPYAADNHQHYNALFAKRYGTFKILIEEKVDPFILKKEIDEIFKEKENFKELPDWRKILKREIKSCYSCIQE; from the coding sequence ATGGTCAAGATATTCATAATAACAGGTGGAACCGGTGGTCACATTTTTCCTGCACTGGAAGTAAAAAAATTCCTTGAAAGTTTGAATTTTAAAACTTATTTATTAGCTTCCTTGAAAGATGATACAGATTTTAATATAAATTTTGACTTTAAATTTGATTCAGCACCTTTTAAAGGTCAAAACTTTAAAAAAATCTTTTTAAACATTTTTAAGATTTTAAAGGGAACTTTTCAGAGCTTTTTGTTTATTTTAAAAATTAACCCTCATATGATATTTATTTTCGGAAGTTATGCTTCCTTTCCTTTTTTTATTCCTTCACTTCTAATGAGAAAAAAAATATTTGTTTTTGAACAGAATTCAATACCTGGAGTTGTTACAAAAATTTTCAGTAAATTTTCCAATAAAATTTTTGTGAGTTTTAAGGAAACAGAAAAATTCTTAAGAAAAAAATGTATTTTACTTTCTAATCCTGTTAGAAATTTAAAATTAATACCAAGGGAAGAAGCAAGGAGGATACTTAATATTCCCCTTGATAAAAGAACCATACTCTTTTTAGGAGGGAGTCAAGGTGCTAAAAAACTTATTGAATTATCTCACAAATATTCTGAAATCACAGACGATACTATACTCACTCTTGCTGGTAAATTTTATGAAGAATATAAAGAAAAATTAAAAAGAGAAAATTTTTATCTTTTTCCTTTTAGAAATGATATGGAAAACTTTTATTCTGCCTGTGATGTTGTAGTATCAAGATCAGGAGCCGGAGCAGTTTTTGAAATTTTAAAAATAAAGAAAAAAGCAATTTTTATTCCATTCCCATATGCTGCAGATAATCACCAGCATTATAACGCCCTTTTTGCTAAAAGATACGGAACATTTAAAATCCTTATTGAAGAAAAAGTGGATCCTTTTATTTTAAAAAAGGAAATAGATGAAATTTTTAAAGAAAAAGAAAACTTTAAAGAATTACCTGACTGGAGAAAAATTTTAAAAAGGGAGATAAAGTCATGTTATTCGTGCATACAGGAATAA